Genomic window (Candidatus Rokuibacteriota bacterium):
CACAGTCAGAGCACCCGCGCGCGCCCGGGCCATGTCCGAGAAGGCCCTGTCGAAATCGTCTGGCCCTCGCGCCTCAACGAATTGAAGCCGCACCCCCAGCGCCCGCGCCGCGACGTCTGCTTCCTTCAGCATGTCCTTTCCCATGCGTTCGCCCTGGCCACCTGGCTGCCAGAGGGCAGCGACCCGACTGACCCCCGGAACGGCCTGCGTGAGATGTTCCAGACCCTTGCCGACTAGCTCCGGGGTGAGGGCGGACAACCCCGTGACATTGCCGCCCGGCCGCGCAAGGCTGGTGACGAGCCCGTCCGTAACCGGATCGCCAGCAGAAGCGAAGACAATGGGGAGGGTCCTGGTCGCTTGCTTGGCGGCCAGGGCGGCGATTGTGCTTCCGGCCACGATGACATCAACCTTGAGCGCAACCAGTTCGGCCGCAAGAGCGGGGAGCCGCTCGAACTTCCCCTCGGCATCTCGGTATTCAATCAGGACGTTGCGGCCCTCGACGTAGCCGAGGTCACGCAGTCCTTGAAGGAAGGCCTCTGGAAGGTGGGAGTTAGCGGCCAGGTTGGGCGACAGGAAGCCTATTCGAGCGATCTTGGCCGCCTGCTGGGCCTCGGCGGTGAGCGGCGCGACGACGATGCCGCCGGCGATCACCTCAATGAACCTTCTGCGCTCCATCACTGGCTCTTCCTGCAGCCGGTCTGCGAGTCAGGCGCGAGGGGATGCGGGGCGTCGGGAAACCGGGCCGGTTCCATGCAGGAGGCCTCCTCACAGGCTGGGCGGGAGTCTAG
Coding sequences:
- a CDS encoding ABC transporter substrate-binding protein, whose product is MERRRFIEVIAGGIVVAPLTAEAQQAAKIARIGFLSPNLAANSHLPEAFLQGLRDLGYVEGRNVLIEYRDAEGKFERLPALAAELVALKVDVIVAGSTIAALAAKQATRTLPIVFASAGDPVTDGLVTSLARPGGNVTGLSALTPELVGKGLEHLTQAVPGVSRVAALWQPGGQGERMGKDMLKEADVAARALGVRLQFVEARGPDDFDRAFSDMARARAGALTVFGGASWTWRQRTGCRQCTD